Proteins from one Erysipelothrix larvae genomic window:
- a CDS encoding esterase/lipase family protein, translating into MNKQVNQLRIKGWIVGVLYALCVICPWIIQSGVSFLFKVFSAIFLIVFNLTASKAALNRLKHIQLSKGYYLLRAFSSFLVVYIGVVWLNVTHLLSMNRWSIAAFIIWSLGWGAVLFWNGMIRIFTTSVQLGIRSRTVGTILGMIPILNLIMMFWWLHLVHDELIFEGDIEREYEVCSRNECETQYPILLVHGVFFRDTKLMNYWGRIPHHLIQKGARIYYGNQESAQSVEESALSLKKRIHEVLEESECDKVNIIAHSKGGLDARYAISCLEMSPYVASLTTINTPHNGCRYAEVILDHAPNKFVSGVAHIYDMIFKRLGDKNPDFVSSVIDLTESRCLSLRKIMVDSDDVYYQTVMSCLTNRYSARFPLSFVYDLAKHYDRENDGLVSIESGLAFQNPTLIRPTTRRGISHADMIDLHRENIKGFDVRRFYEGLIVSLKQKGY; encoded by the coding sequence ATGAATAAACAGGTGAATCAATTACGAATCAAAGGGTGGATTGTGGGGGTTCTTTATGCACTGTGTGTAATATGTCCTTGGATCATTCAATCCGGTGTGTCTTTTCTGTTTAAAGTCTTCTCAGCAATCTTCCTAATAGTTTTTAACCTTACAGCTTCAAAGGCTGCTCTGAACCGTTTAAAACACATTCAGTTATCAAAGGGTTATTATCTACTGCGTGCGTTCTCGTCGTTTCTTGTCGTTTATATAGGGGTAGTATGGCTTAATGTCACCCATCTTCTTAGTATGAATAGGTGGTCTATCGCAGCTTTTATAATCTGGTCACTTGGATGGGGTGCGGTTCTTTTTTGGAATGGCATGATTCGTATATTCACGACTTCAGTACAATTAGGGATTCGATCACGAACTGTTGGAACGATCCTAGGTATGATACCCATTCTGAATCTTATTATGATGTTTTGGTGGTTACATCTTGTACATGATGAATTAATATTTGAAGGGGATATTGAAAGGGAATATGAGGTGTGTTCTCGCAATGAATGTGAAACACAGTACCCAATTTTACTGGTTCATGGCGTATTCTTCAGGGACACAAAACTCATGAATTATTGGGGACGAATCCCACACCACTTAATTCAAAAAGGGGCACGTATCTATTATGGAAATCAAGAATCAGCACAAAGTGTTGAAGAAAGTGCACTTTCCTTAAAAAAACGGATACATGAAGTACTGGAAGAAAGCGAATGTGACAAAGTGAATATTATTGCGCATTCAAAAGGAGGACTAGATGCACGGTATGCAATATCGTGCTTAGAAATGAGTCCCTATGTTGCTTCCCTGACTACGATAAATACCCCACATAATGGGTGCAGGTATGCAGAAGTAATCCTTGATCATGCGCCAAATAAATTCGTTAGTGGTGTTGCACATATCTATGACATGATATTTAAACGTTTAGGGGATAAAAACCCAGATTTTGTATCGTCAGTCATTGATCTCACAGAATCACGGTGCCTTAGTTTACGTAAGATTATGGTAGATTCAGATGATGTATATTATCAAACAGTGATGTCATGTTTAACAAATAGATACTCTGCACGATTCCCACTTTCCTTTGTCTATGATCTTGCGAAGCATTATGATCGTGAGAATGATGGACTCGTATCAATTGAATCAGGTTTAGCATTTCAAAACCCTACGTTAATCAGACCCACAACTCGACGTGGGATATCTCACGCTGATATGATTGATCTACACCGAGAAAACATAAAGGGGTTTGATGTCAGACGCTTTTATGAAGGACTTATTGTTTCGCTAAAGCAAAAGGGTTATTAA